The Halomicronema hongdechloris C2206 genome includes a window with the following:
- a CDS encoding PP2C family protein-serine/threonine phosphatase: MKPSFSGSTDPGLLRASNQDDYYLDPEGRFFIVADGMGGHAGGQEASRLATEVISRHLQRSWDEAVSTADLLHQALLAANRAILRDQLQYPERADMGTTAVILTCRDQDDHPWCAHVGDSRLYRLHHAQLIQVTEDHTWIARAIREGELTPAQSRYHPWRHVLSQCLGREDLYHVKVQPVAVAPGDRFLLCSDGLTEELADATLAEHLTTAKDCQTAVERLIEAAKHHGGRDNITTVVVAFQGDSEASLPAPQPDAAGNNT, encoded by the coding sequence ATGAAACCCTCCTTTTCAGGATCAACCGATCCTGGATTGCTGCGCGCTAGCAACCAAGATGACTATTACCTAGATCCAGAAGGACGGTTTTTCATCGTGGCTGATGGCATGGGAGGGCATGCCGGCGGGCAAGAAGCCAGTCGCTTGGCCACAGAGGTTATCAGCCGCCACCTACAACGATCATGGGACGAGGCTGTCTCTACGGCAGATCTGCTACATCAGGCCCTCCTAGCCGCTAATCGGGCCATTCTACGGGACCAACTACAATACCCCGAGCGAGCTGATATGGGCACCACAGCCGTGATTTTGACCTGCCGCGACCAAGATGACCACCCCTGGTGTGCTCACGTGGGCGACTCCCGGCTCTACCGCTTGCATCACGCCCAGCTGATTCAGGTTACCGAAGATCACACCTGGATTGCGCGGGCGATTCGAGAGGGCGAACTGACCCCAGCCCAGTCCCGCTACCATCCCTGGCGCCATGTGCTATCCCAATGCCTAGGGCGAGAAGATCTGTATCACGTCAAGGTCCAACCGGTTGCAGTTGCCCCCGGAGACCGCTTCTTGCTGTGCAGCGATGGGCTTACAGAAGAGCTCGCTGACGCTACGCTCGCGGAGCATCTGACCACCGCCAAAGACTGTCAGACGGCAGTAGAACGCTTGATCGAGGCAGCCAAACACCATGGTGGTCGTGACAATATCACCACAGTGGTCGTGGCCTTTCAGGGGGATTCAGAGGCCAGTCTTCCAGCGCCTCAGCCAGATGCAGCTGGTAATAATACCTAA
- a CDS encoding ABC1 kinase family protein encodes MATASTAAVSNNGAMRSQSPAPANGQPVTTSQVPVKLKSADTYRWNRRHYSRWRRAIDIWSFVLRLLGARWAYSKPWSYTGPVTPEKQAARRRQQALWIRETLLELGPTFIKVGQLFSTRADLFPSEYVDELAKLQDRVPAFSYEQAREIIEADLGRPIHELYRTFDPIPLAAASLGQVHRAQLHSGEEVVVKVQRPGLQTLFRIDLSILRGIAQYFQSHPEWGRGRDWLGIYEECCRILWLEIDYLNEGRNADTFRRNCRNLGWVQVPRVYWRYASPRVLTLEYLPGIKISHYEALEAAGLDRKRLARLGAQAYLHQLLNDGFFHADPHPGNIAVSPEGALIFYDFGMMGQVQATTRTKLMGTFMGVAQRDADQVMVSLVELGALVEADDMGPIRRSIQYILDNLMDKPFEEQSVDAISDDLYAIAYDQPFRFPATFTFVMRAFSTLEGVGKGLDPEFNFMEAAKPFANQLMAGNSPNSSNTLFSELGRQAAQVSSSALGLPRRIEDTLDKLERGDIRVRVRSIETDRVLRRISGVNLTTSYSILVGAFTLSATLLLVSGFLWLALLLGIIAAIAGVALIRLLLRLARAERLP; translated from the coding sequence ATGGCAACCGCTTCAACGGCTGCGGTGAGCAACAATGGCGCGATGCGATCGCAGTCACCCGCCCCAGCAAATGGCCAACCTGTGACAACCAGTCAGGTGCCTGTGAAGCTGAAATCAGCTGACACCTATCGCTGGAACCGCCGCCACTACTCCCGTTGGCGTCGTGCCATCGATATCTGGAGCTTTGTGCTGCGGTTGCTAGGAGCCCGCTGGGCCTACAGCAAGCCTTGGAGCTACACCGGTCCCGTCACTCCCGAAAAGCAGGCAGCACGGCGACGACAGCAGGCCCTCTGGATTCGAGAAACCCTATTGGAGTTAGGACCCACCTTTATCAAGGTGGGGCAGCTCTTTTCCACCCGGGCAGACCTATTCCCCAGCGAATATGTAGACGAACTGGCCAAATTGCAAGATCGGGTGCCAGCCTTTAGCTATGAGCAGGCCAGAGAAATCATCGAAGCCGACCTAGGCCGACCGATCCACGAGCTATACCGGACCTTCGATCCCATCCCTCTCGCTGCCGCCAGCCTAGGCCAAGTGCATCGGGCCCAATTGCACTCCGGCGAGGAAGTGGTCGTCAAGGTGCAACGCCCCGGCCTGCAGACCCTATTTCGCATCGATCTTTCCATCCTCAGAGGCATTGCCCAATATTTTCAGAGCCATCCCGAGTGGGGCCGGGGTCGTGACTGGCTCGGCATTTATGAAGAGTGTTGTCGCATCCTGTGGCTAGAGATTGACTATCTCAACGAGGGTCGCAATGCCGACACCTTCCGACGCAATTGCCGCAATCTCGGTTGGGTGCAGGTGCCACGGGTTTACTGGCGCTATGCCTCCCCTCGAGTACTCACCCTAGAGTATCTACCTGGCATCAAGATCAGCCATTATGAAGCCCTGGAAGCGGCTGGCCTCGATCGCAAACGCCTGGCTCGCCTGGGGGCTCAAGCCTATCTGCACCAGTTGCTCAACGATGGCTTCTTCCATGCCGATCCTCACCCCGGTAACATTGCGGTCAGTCCAGAAGGGGCCTTAATCTTCTACGATTTTGGCATGATGGGACAGGTGCAAGCCACCACCCGTACTAAGCTCATGGGCACCTTCATGGGGGTAGCCCAGCGGGATGCTGACCAGGTCATGGTGTCCTTGGTGGAACTGGGGGCCCTGGTGGAGGCAGACGACATGGGGCCGATCCGGCGGTCGATCCAGTACATTCTGGATAACCTCATGGATAAGCCCTTCGAGGAGCAGTCCGTCGACGCCATTAGCGATGACCTCTATGCGATCGCATACGATCAGCCCTTTCGCTTCCCCGCTACCTTTACCTTTGTGATGCGGGCCTTCTCCACCTTGGAGGGAGTCGGCAAAGGACTCGATCCCGAGTTCAATTTCATGGAAGCAGCCAAACCCTTTGCAAACCAACTTATGGCCGGTAACTCACCCAATTCCAGCAACACCCTATTTAGCGAACTGGGTCGTCAAGCAGCCCAAGTCAGCAGCAGTGCCCTGGGACTGCCGCGTCGCATCGAAGATACCCTCGATAAATTAGAGCGGGGAGACATTCGAGTTCGGGTCCGCTCCATTGAAACCGATCGCGTCTTGCGACGGATTAGTGGCGTTAATCTAACCACCAGCTACTCTATTTTGGTAGGGGCCTTTACCTTATCTGCTACCCTGCTGCTAGTCTCTGGATTCCTGTGGCTGGCGCTTTTGCTGGGAATCATTGCTGCCATTGCTGGGGTGGCGCTGATTCGGCTATTGTTGCGCCTAGCCCGGGCAGAGCGACTGCCATAA
- a CDS encoding DUF6825 family protein: MSNPMVHAFFIGRALAEATSEQAERLMTDALSQLGQFDAEQRERLRQFTEDVMARAQAAEAAVVQNPDGSTGSAMGNDQDLQATIDNLRAEIAQVRVALQQYRAS; this comes from the coding sequence ATGAGCAACCCGATGGTCCACGCCTTTTTCATCGGTCGTGCCCTGGCTGAAGCGACTAGTGAGCAGGCAGAAAGACTCATGACGGATGCCCTGAGTCAACTGGGGCAGTTTGATGCCGAACAGCGGGAACGGTTGCGTCAATTCACTGAAGACGTGATGGCCCGCGCCCAAGCAGCCGAAGCCGCTGTTGTCCAAAACCCCGATGGATCTACCGGGTCAGCCATGGGCAATGATCAGGACTTACAAGCCACTATCGACAACCTCCGGGCCGAAATTGCCCAAGTACGGGTGGCCCTGCAACAATATCGGGCCTCGTAG
- a CDS encoding protein kinase domain-containing protein has protein sequence MTLPAGTALQDGQYILDGIYREDALGLMYLATHVPTGQVVQVRCLHPKNNDSDVWDQLTEQITELGQQRHPHVIAPLTCFYEQGHVFVVMATGVGQPLSTLVTPAQPLTAQQSVAYVQQVAAGLNAISQAGPFTVDIGPAHVWCHLGNDQIVLAGLGLPPEMNTDPGEEVAQPALARAHQDIAALARLLHFCLTGEAVETTHAPDVCLKQCRPDLNEVYGNAIHCGLHSPPDQVETWLALLVSYGGTTPIPTPHRCQRQWPPHCLDPAGIQPCWLPQ, from the coding sequence ATGACCCTACCGGCCGGTACAGCCCTCCAAGATGGTCAATATATCCTCGACGGTATTTACCGTGAGGATGCCTTGGGTTTGATGTATTTGGCCACCCATGTCCCCACAGGTCAGGTGGTGCAGGTGCGTTGTTTGCACCCCAAAAATAACGATTCTGACGTATGGGACCAGCTAACAGAGCAGATAACGGAGCTAGGGCAGCAACGGCATCCCCACGTCATTGCGCCGCTGACCTGTTTTTATGAGCAGGGCCACGTGTTCGTGGTCATGGCCACCGGTGTCGGTCAGCCGCTATCCACCCTGGTGACGCCAGCGCAGCCCTTGACTGCCCAACAGTCAGTGGCCTACGTACAGCAGGTGGCGGCAGGCCTCAACGCCATCTCCCAGGCGGGTCCCTTTACTGTCGATATTGGTCCGGCTCATGTCTGGTGCCATCTTGGCAATGACCAAATTGTCTTAGCTGGACTAGGACTGCCACCAGAGATGAATACCGACCCAGGGGAGGAGGTGGCCCAGCCGGCGCTGGCCAGAGCTCATCAAGATATTGCCGCCCTAGCCAGGTTGCTCCATTTCTGCCTAACCGGTGAAGCAGTCGAGACGACCCACGCCCCCGATGTTTGCCTGAAGCAATGTCGGCCTGATTTGAATGAAGTCTATGGCAATGCCATACACTGCGGCTTGCACTCCCCGCCAGATCAGGTAGAGACGTGGTTGGCGTTGTTGGTCTCCTACGGCGGAACCACCCCAATCCCCACCCCTCACCGTTGCCAGCGACAGTGGCCCCCACATTGCCTCGATCCCGCCGGTATCCAGCCCTGTTGGCTACCGCAGTAG